The DNA window AATAATCGCGCCGCGACATCTTCGTCGCTCAATTCGACTTCTATTTTCATATGGCCTCCATTCCTATATCCCCGGCGGGTCGTCGCCGGCCGCGAGGGCCGCGAGAGCGCCCAAAAGGTCCGCCTGGCGCTCGGCCGCGGCGCGGATCTCGATTAGGAGTGTGTATTTACGCTCGGCGCGGTTGAGGTCCGCGCCGGAAGCGACGTTGAAGTACTCGCAGAGACGCCCGAGTGTCCGCGGCGTCGGCTCCTCCCGTAGATTTAGAGCGCGACTTAAATCCGCTTTATCCAAAGCCGTCGCACGGGCGACGTCGCCTATGGAGAGGCCGCTTTCATCGAACCGCGCGCGGCAAGCGGCGAGGATGGGGGCTGTGGAATGTTCAACGGGGCGATGACGGACGCGCGGCATTACGGCCGTTTTAACGGGCTTGAGGCCCTGGGCGGTATTGGGGGCC is part of the bacterium genome and encodes:
- a CDS encoding helix-turn-helix transcriptional regulator, with protein sequence MTRARSHESVANNGQRVESTHRGKPAPNTAQGLKPVKTAVMPRVRHRPVEHSTAPILAACRARFDESGLSIGDVARATALDKADLSRALNLREEPTPRTLGRLCEYFNVASGADLNRAERKYTLLIEIRAAAERQADLLGALAALAAGDDPPGI